In a genomic window of Glycine max cultivar Williams 82 chromosome 13, Glycine_max_v4.0, whole genome shotgun sequence:
- the LOC100499987 gene encoding uncharacterized protein LOC100499987 (The RefSeq protein has 1 substitution compared to this genomic sequence), with protein MASSNSAQLEGNKPAKRKPVFTKVNQLKPGTNGHTLVAKVLSSDTVVHKPRPSSAHNLKPTVIAECLIGDDTGTIVFTARNEQVDMMKAGATVIIRNAKIDMFKGSMRMAVDKWGRVEVTDPADFEVKEDNNLSLVEYELVNVVEE; from the exons ATGGCATCATCCAATTCGGCTCAGCTAGAAGGGAACAAACCCGCAAAGAGAAAACCCGTGTTCACCAAAGTGGATCAGCTCAAACCTGGAACCAACGGTCACACGTTGGTGGCTAAGGTCTTGTCCTCCGACACCGTCGTACACAAACCGCGACCCTCTTCCGCCCACAACCTCAAACCCACTGTCATCGCCGAGTGCCTCATCGGCGACGACACCGGCACCATCGTCTTCACCGCTCGCAACGAACAAG TTGATATGATGAAGGCTGGAGCTACAGTAATTATTCGCAATGCAAAGATTGACATGTTCAAGGGATCAATGAGGATGGCTGTTGACAAATGGGGCCGTGTTGAGGTAACTGATCCTGCAGATTTTGAAGTTAAAGAGGATAACAACCTATCTCTGGTTGAATATGAATTGGTGAACGTGGTTGAAGAATAA